In the genome of Populus trichocarpa isolate Nisqually-1 chromosome 6, P.trichocarpa_v4.1, whole genome shotgun sequence, one region contains:
- the LOC7465956 gene encoding probable LRR receptor-like serine/threonine-protein kinase At2g24230, which produces MGFSFLRSILILSLFFKPLACQQPNTDGFFISEFLKNTGLTSSPLYNSSASVCSWQGVFCDAKKENVVEFLASGLGLSGSIPDTTIGKLSKLQTLDLSNNKITSLPSDLWSLGTLKVLNLSSNQISGPLPNNIGNFGALEIIDLSSNNFSGEIPAAISSLGGLRVLKLDRNGFEGSIPSGILSCQSLYFIDLSMNKLDGSLPDGFGTAFPKLKTLNLAGNGIQGRDSDISSMKSITSLNISGNSFQGSVMGVFQELVEVMDLSKNQFQGHISQVHFNSTYNWSRLVYLDLSENQLSGEIFQDFSQAPNLKYLNLAFNRFTKEDFPRIDMLSELEYLNLSKTSVTGHIPSEIAQLSSLHTLDLSQNHLSGQIPRLTIKNLQVLDVSHNNLSGEIPVSLLQKLPRMESYNFSYNNLTLCGTEFSRETFQTHFHGSLDSCPIAANPGLFKRKVTNHKGLKLALGLALSLVFLLAGLLFLAFGCRRKPKTWEVKQTSYKEEQNISGPFSFQTDSTTWVADVKQANSVPVVIFEKPLLNITFADLLSATSNFDRGTLLAEGKFGPVYRGFLPGGIHVAVKVLVHGSTLTDQEAARELEYLGGIKHPNLVPLTGYCLAGDQRIAIYDYMENGNLQNLLHDLPLGIQITEDWSRETWEEDDNNGIQNVGSEGLLTTWRFRHKIALGTARALSFLHHGCSPPIIHRDVKASSVYLDYNLEPRLSDFGLARVLGNGLDEEIARGSPGYVPPEFTDPDNDSSTPKSDVYCFGVVLFELITRKKPIGDDYPGEKNSTLVSWVRGLVRKSQGSRAIDPKIRNTGPEREMEEALKIGYLCTADLPSKRPSMQQIVGLLKDIEPTTHQ; this is translated from the coding sequence ATGGGATTTAGTTTCCTTCGCTCTATATTGATTCTCTCACTGTTCTTCAAGCCTTTGGCTTGTCAACAACCCAATACTGATGGGTTCTTTATCTCTGAGTTTTTGAAGAACACGGGCCTAACTTCTTCTCCACTATACAACTCTTCTGCCTCCGTTTGTTCATGGCAAGGTGTGTTCTGTGATGCCAAAAAAGAAAACGTTGTTGAGTTTCTGGCTTCTGGTTTAGGCCTTTCTGGCTCTATTCCTGATACCACCATTGGTAAACTAAGCAAGCTTCAGACTTTGGATCTTagcaacaacaaaatcacatcTTTGCCTTCGGACTTGTGGAGTTTAGGCACTCTCAAGGTCCTCAATCTAtcttcaaatcagatttctgGGCCCCTGCCCAACAACATTGGCAATTTTGGTGCGCTTGAAATAATTGATCTATCAAGCAACAATTTTTCTGGTGAAATCCCTGCAGCAATAAGCTCCCTTGGTGGTTTGAGGGTTCTTAAACTTGACAGAAATGGGTTTGAAGGAAGCATTCCATCGGGAATTCTGAGTTGCCAGTCACTGTACTTTATTGATCTTTCAATGAATAAGCTGGATGGGTCCTTACCAGATGGTTTTGGTACCGCTTTCCCGAAGCTCAAAACCTTAAACCTTGCAGGAAATGGGATTCAAGGCCGGGACTCGGATATCTCATCAATGAAATCCATCACTAGTCTTAACATTTCGGGGAATTCGTTTCAGGGTTCAGTTATGGGTGTGTTTCAGGAGCTGGTGGAGGTGATGGACCTGAGCAAAAACCAGTTTCAAGGTCACATTTCTCAGGTACATTTCAATTCTACCTACAATTGGTCTCGTCTGGTTTATTTGGACTTGTCAGAGAATCAGCTTAGTGGAGAGATTTTTCAAGATTTCAGTCAGGCCCCGAATCTCAAATACCTTAATCTTGCATTCAATAGATTTACTAAAGAGGATTTCCCGCGAATTGATATGCTTTCGGAATTAGAATATCTCAATTTGTCTAAAACTAGTGTCACAGGTCACATTCCAAGTGAAATCGCACAATTGAGTAGTCTGCACACACTTGATCTTTCTCAAAATCATCTCAGTGGCCAAATTCCTCGGTTAACCATCAAAAACCTTCAAGTTCTTGATGTGTCACATAACAATTTGAGTGGAGAGATCCCAGTGTCCCTCTTGCAAAAACTCCCACGGATGGAGAGCTACAATTTCTCTTACAACAATTTAACCCTTTGTGGCACAGAATTTTCCCGTGAAACCTTCCAAACACACTTCCATGGATCATTAGACAGCTGCCCAATTGCTGCGAACCCAGgcctttttaaaagaaaagtcacCAACCACAAGGGACTAAAGCTTGCTCTGGGTTTAGCCCTTTCCTTGGTCTTCTTGCTTGCAGGACTGCTTTTTCTCGCCTTTGGTTGTAGAAGGAAACCCAAAACGTGGGAAGTGAAGCAAACCTCGTACAAGGAAGAACAAAATATTTCAGGCCCCTTTTCCTTCCAGACTGATTCCACAACATGGGTTGCTGATGTTAAGCAGGCAAATTCAGTCCCAGTGGTGATTTTTGAGAAGCCATTGTTGAATATCACATTTGCAGACCTCTTGTCTGCTACTTCAAATTTTGATAGAGGAACCCTTTTGGCTGAAGGGAAATTTGGGCCTGTTTATAGGGGATTTCTACCTGGAGGAATTCATGTAGCCGTGAAAGTGTTGGTCCATGGATCCACATTGACAGACCAAGAAGCTGCCAGAGAACTTGAGTACCTTGGTGGAATTAAGCACCCCAATCTTGTTCCATTGACTGGCTACTGCTTAGCTGGGGATCAAAGAATTGCTATTTATGATTACATGGAGAATGGGAACTTGCAAAATTTGCTCCATGATTTGCCACTTGGGATTCAGATAACCGAAGATTGGAGCAGAGAGACATGGGAAGAAGATGACAATAATGGAATTCAAAATGTTGGTTCTGAAGGGTTATTAACAACCTGGAGATTCCGACACAAAATTGCACTTGGCACTGCTCGTGCATTGTCATTTCTTCATCATGGTTGCTCACCTCCAATTATTCATAGAGATGTCAAAGCTAGTAGTGTTTATCTAGATTATAACTTGGAACCAAGATTATCTGATTTTGGCCTGGCCAGGGTCTTGGGCAACGGTTTAGATGAGGAGATTGCTCGTGGCTCACCTGGTTATGTTCCCCCAGAGTTTACTGATCCAGACAACGACAGCTCAACTCCAAAATCTGATGTATATTGCTTCGGGGTTGTTTTATTTGAGCTAATTACTAGAAAAAAGCCAATTGGAGATGATTATCCTGGAGAGAAAAATTCAACTTTAGTTAGTTGGGTTAGAGGATTGGTAAGGAAGAGCCAAGGGTCCAGAGCAATTGATCCGAAAATTCGCAATACTGGACCAGAACGCGAAATGGAGGAGGCCCTCAAGATTGGATATCTGTGCACAGCTGACCTCCCCTCAAAGCGACCAAGCATGCAACAGATAGTTGGACTTCTCAAAGACATTGAACCAACAACTCATCAATGA
- the LOC7465955 gene encoding ubiquitin carboxyl-terminal hydrolase 23 isoform X1: MEDILISSSETEMRIESGVDIENGYKVDCTLKRSAKFQLATKHYSGFKNSTADFKIETLNPDNNSRKRPFGFDHHHPGHSGKRVDGSDFVENGLDPELCFGITFRRIGAGLENLGNTCFLNSVVQCLTYTEPLAAYLQSGKHQNSCHVAGFCALCAIQKHVSRALQSSGRSLVPKDLVSNLRCISRNFRNARQEDAHEYMVNLLESMHKCCLPSGVPSESPAAYETSLVHKIFGGSLCSQVECQQCSYCSNKFDPFLDLSLEIAKADTLPALLRNFTAAEMLDGGEKHYQCQRCKQKVRAKKWLTVHKAPHVLTIHLKRFHAHDPGRKVDRKVIFDRSLDMKPFVSGSYEGDLKYSLYGVLVHYGHNTHSGHYVCFVRTSSGIWHLLNDNQVRQVSEKAVLEQKAYMLFYVRDRKTIVPRKPVDVVHKESMKATFGNNFADLVAKQFSNECVGGGLIGNRLEATDSPAAMNKKDASSVVTSSEIHPKDTSFQQSSRQTLLKVDSSLETSSAPLSTDPSKLANSHLGECLPPSTASLNSNNVGPKLENASVITEAKTSDCKEPFSSSSGPQSSAIDKLVTRETSQKINGDQNVGVSSQAPYEDSCGKTVGEVPRLAPSEGSTDKAFDKSNTVKSPNKPGCESDQGGDIPIESAAWKTPSDKAGEGGQYIVHQLVEGLIPTAFVPSVIQNECLQSKAPDCLPKKKLKNKRRMHLGTNLFKVSLGLQKRKKHKKSNCHTSKTSNLIKENLQEQPENDVFSSELGPSTSKISSTVLLASMNSRRKMAKSGSRKGDNVRNCRDMGVVDVESVERISPSSAVLAMDEQRRKISISISEVNQGDPREPDCSENSKRYASQNRMMGVITGGVKETVSPWDGIAMPPQIVESNGVENLSTGYVADEWDEEYDRGKRKKPRQSMHNFDGPNLLQAFATKKTQVKKAKIDRSRSGNQPFRI, from the exons ATGGAAGATATATTGATAAGTAGTAGTGAAACGGAGATGAGAATCGAATCGGGTGTGGACATTGAAAACGGATACAAGGTCGATTGTACTTTGAAACGAAGTGCAAAGTTTCAGCTGGCGACTAAACATTACAGTGGTTTCAAGAACAGCACTGCTGATTTTAAGATTGAGACTTTAAATCCTGATAATAATTCGAGAAAGAGACCCTTCGGGTTTGACCATCACCATCCGGGTCATTCCGGGAAGAGAGTTGACGGGTCCGATTTTGTCGAAAATGGGCTTGATCCGGAGCTTTGTTTTGGGATCACTTTCAGGAGAATT GGTGCTGGCCTTGAAAATCTTGGGAACACTTGTTTTCTCAATTCGGTGGTGCAATGTCTGACATACACTGAGCCTTTAGCAGCATATTTGCAAAGTGGAAAGCATCAAAATTCAT GTCATGTTGCTGGATTTTGTGCCTTGTGTGCCATCCAAAAACATGTGAGCCGTGCTCTACAATCAAGTGGGAGGTCACTAGTGCCCAAGGATCTTGTCTCAAATTTGCGCT GCATATCTCGGAACTTCCGAAATGCAAGACAGGAGGATGCGCATGAATATATGGTTAATTTGCTGGAATCAATGCATAAATGCTGCTTACCTTCAGGAGTGCCAAGCGAATCCCCTGCTGCTTATGAGACAAGTTTGGTACACAAAATCTTTGGTGGTAGCCTTTGTAGTCAG GTGGAATGCCAACAATGTTCTTACTGCTCCAAcaaatttgatccatttttAGATTTAAGCCTTGAAATAGCCAAAGCAGATACCTTGCCAGCTTTACTTCGGAATTTCACTGCTGCAGAGATGTTAGATGGAGGAGAGAAGCATTATCAATGCCAGCGATGCAAGCAGAAAGTTAGGGCTAAGAAATGGCTTACAGTTCACAAGGCACCGCATGTGCTTACAATACATCTAAAACGGTTTCATGCACATGATCCTGGACGGAAGGTTGACAGGAAAGTTATATTTGATCGTTCATTGGACATGAAACCATTTGTCAGTGGTTCCTAT GAGGGGGATTTAAAGTACAGTCTATATGGTGTTCTGGTACATTATGGTCACAATACCCACTCTGGTCATTATGTCTGTTTTGTTCGGACATCAAGTGGTATTTGGCACCTCCTCAATGACAATCAG GTTCGTCAAGTTAGTGAGAAGGCTGTTTTAGAGCAGAAGGCTTATATGCTGTTCTACGTTCGTGATAGAAAAACTATTGTTCCAAGAAAACCTGTTGATGTTGTTCATAAAGAAAGTATGAAAGCAACCTTCGGCAATAACTTTGCTGATCTGGTCGCCAAGCAATTCTCGAACGAATGTGTGGGTGGTGGTTTGATTGGGAATAGATTGGAGGCTACTGACTCTCCTGCTGCTATGAATAAAAAAGATGCATCAAGTGTTGTTACTTCATCAGAGATCCATCCAAAAGACACATCATTTCAGCAAAGCAGTAGGCAAACATTGCTGAAAGTGGATTCTTCTTTAGAAACTTCAAGTGCACCATTGTCAACAGACCCATCAAAATTGGCAAATTCACACCTTGGAGAATGCTTGCCACCTTCAACTGCATCTCTGAACAGCAATAATGTTGGTCCTAAACTTGAAAATGCTTCTGTTATTACTGAGGCCAAAACCAGTGACTGTAAGGAGCCATTTAGCAGCAGCAGTGGCCCCCAAAGTTCTGCTATTGACAAACTTGTCACAAGGGAGACCTCACAAAAG ATTAATGGTGACCAAAATGTGGGGGTTTCAAGCCAAGCTCCATATGAGGATTCTTGTGGTAAGACAGTGGGTGAGGTTCCAAGATTGGCTCCTTCCGAGGGATCTACTGACAAGGCATTTGATAAATCAAACACTGTGAAATCACCTAATAAGCCAGGCTGTGAAAGTGATCAG GGTGGGGATATCCCCATTGAGAGTGCTGCTTGGAAAACACCTAGTGATAAGGCTGGTGAAGGTGGGCAATATATTGTACATCAGTTGGTTGAGGGTTTAATCCCAACAGCATTTGTCCCATCTGTCATTCAAAATGAATGTTTGCAGAGCAAAGCTCCTGATTGCTTacctaaaaagaaattaaagaacaagCGTAGGATGCATCTTGGCACAAACTTATTCAAGGTGTCCTTGGGCCTTCAAAAGAGGAAAAAGCACAAAAAGAGCAATTGCCACACTTCGAAGACCAGTAATCTGATTAAAGAAAACTTGCAGGAGCAGCCGgagaatgatgttttttcatcaGAATTGGGGCCATCTACATCCAAAATCTCATCTACAGTTTTATTGGCGTCAATGAATTCTCGGAGGAAGATGGCTAAATCTGGTTCAAGAAAGGGAGATAATGTAAGAAACTGCCGTGATATGGGTGTGGTAGATGTAGAATCTGTGGAGAGAATTAGTCCAAGCAGTGCAGTGCTTGCAATGGATGAGCAGAGACGAAAGATCTCTATCTCAATCTCTGAAGTAAACCAAGGAGATCCAAGAGAACCTGACTGCTCAGAAAATAGCAAAAGATATGCATCACAGAACAGGATGATGGGGGTAATTACTGGGGGTGTGAAGGAGACTG TTTCACCTTGGGATGGAATAGCAATGCCACCTCAGATTGTGGAATCCAATGGGGTAGAAAATCTCAGCACTGGTTATGTAGCAGATGAGTG GGACGAAGAATATGACCGAGGTAAGAGAAAGAAGCCAAGGCAATCTATGCACAACTTTGACGGGCCAAACCTTTTGCAAGCATTCGCGACGAAGAAAACCCAAGTTAAGAAGGCCAAGATAGACCGATCTAGGTCTGGAAACCAGCCCTTCAGGATATGA
- the LOC7465955 gene encoding ubiquitin carboxyl-terminal hydrolase 23 isoform X2, with the protein MEDILISSSETEMRIESGVDIENGYKVDCTLKRSAKFQLATKHYSGFKNSTADFKIETLNPDNNSRKRPFGFDHHHPGHSGKRVDGSDFVENGLDPELCFGITFRRIGAGLENLGNTCFLNSVVQCLTYTEPLAAYLQSGKHQNSCHVAGFCALCAIQKHVSRALQSSGRSLVPKDLVSNLRCISRNFRNARQEDAHEYMVNLLESMHKCCLPSGVPSESPAAYETSLVHKIFGGSLCSQVECQQCSYCSNKFDPFLDLSLEIAKADTLPALLRNFTAAEMLDGGEKHYQCQRCKQKVRAKKWLTVHKAPHVLTIHLKRFHAHDPGRKVDRKVIFDRSLDMKPFVSGSYEGDLKYSLYGVLVHYGHNTHSGHYVCFVRTSSGIWHLLNDNQVRQVSEKAVLEQKAYMLFYVRDRKTIVPRKPVDVVHKESMKATFGNNFADLVAKQFSNECVGGGLIGNRLEATDSPAAMNKKDASSVVTSSEIHPKDTSFQQSSRQTLLKVDSSLETSSAPLSTDPSKLANSHLGECLPPSTASLNSNNVGPKLENASVITEAKTSDCKEPFSSSSGPQSSAIDKLVTRETSQKINGDQNVGVSSQAPYEDSCGKTVGEVPRLAPSEGSTDKAFDKSNTVKSPNKPGCESDQGGDIPIESAAWKTPSDKAGEGGQYIVHQLVEGLIPTAFVPSVIQNECLQSKAPDCLPKKKLKNKRRMHLGTNLFKVSLGLQKRKKHKKSNCHTSKTSNLIKENLQEQPENDVFSSELGPSTSKISSTVLLASMNSRRKMAKSGSRKGDNVRNCRDMGVVDVESVERISPSSAVLAMDEQRRKISISISEVNQGDPREPDCSENSKRYASQNRMMGVITGGVKETGARKLDCSSCLDIFPPLSSNPDSHLFSAD; encoded by the exons ATGGAAGATATATTGATAAGTAGTAGTGAAACGGAGATGAGAATCGAATCGGGTGTGGACATTGAAAACGGATACAAGGTCGATTGTACTTTGAAACGAAGTGCAAAGTTTCAGCTGGCGACTAAACATTACAGTGGTTTCAAGAACAGCACTGCTGATTTTAAGATTGAGACTTTAAATCCTGATAATAATTCGAGAAAGAGACCCTTCGGGTTTGACCATCACCATCCGGGTCATTCCGGGAAGAGAGTTGACGGGTCCGATTTTGTCGAAAATGGGCTTGATCCGGAGCTTTGTTTTGGGATCACTTTCAGGAGAATT GGTGCTGGCCTTGAAAATCTTGGGAACACTTGTTTTCTCAATTCGGTGGTGCAATGTCTGACATACACTGAGCCTTTAGCAGCATATTTGCAAAGTGGAAAGCATCAAAATTCAT GTCATGTTGCTGGATTTTGTGCCTTGTGTGCCATCCAAAAACATGTGAGCCGTGCTCTACAATCAAGTGGGAGGTCACTAGTGCCCAAGGATCTTGTCTCAAATTTGCGCT GCATATCTCGGAACTTCCGAAATGCAAGACAGGAGGATGCGCATGAATATATGGTTAATTTGCTGGAATCAATGCATAAATGCTGCTTACCTTCAGGAGTGCCAAGCGAATCCCCTGCTGCTTATGAGACAAGTTTGGTACACAAAATCTTTGGTGGTAGCCTTTGTAGTCAG GTGGAATGCCAACAATGTTCTTACTGCTCCAAcaaatttgatccatttttAGATTTAAGCCTTGAAATAGCCAAAGCAGATACCTTGCCAGCTTTACTTCGGAATTTCACTGCTGCAGAGATGTTAGATGGAGGAGAGAAGCATTATCAATGCCAGCGATGCAAGCAGAAAGTTAGGGCTAAGAAATGGCTTACAGTTCACAAGGCACCGCATGTGCTTACAATACATCTAAAACGGTTTCATGCACATGATCCTGGACGGAAGGTTGACAGGAAAGTTATATTTGATCGTTCATTGGACATGAAACCATTTGTCAGTGGTTCCTAT GAGGGGGATTTAAAGTACAGTCTATATGGTGTTCTGGTACATTATGGTCACAATACCCACTCTGGTCATTATGTCTGTTTTGTTCGGACATCAAGTGGTATTTGGCACCTCCTCAATGACAATCAG GTTCGTCAAGTTAGTGAGAAGGCTGTTTTAGAGCAGAAGGCTTATATGCTGTTCTACGTTCGTGATAGAAAAACTATTGTTCCAAGAAAACCTGTTGATGTTGTTCATAAAGAAAGTATGAAAGCAACCTTCGGCAATAACTTTGCTGATCTGGTCGCCAAGCAATTCTCGAACGAATGTGTGGGTGGTGGTTTGATTGGGAATAGATTGGAGGCTACTGACTCTCCTGCTGCTATGAATAAAAAAGATGCATCAAGTGTTGTTACTTCATCAGAGATCCATCCAAAAGACACATCATTTCAGCAAAGCAGTAGGCAAACATTGCTGAAAGTGGATTCTTCTTTAGAAACTTCAAGTGCACCATTGTCAACAGACCCATCAAAATTGGCAAATTCACACCTTGGAGAATGCTTGCCACCTTCAACTGCATCTCTGAACAGCAATAATGTTGGTCCTAAACTTGAAAATGCTTCTGTTATTACTGAGGCCAAAACCAGTGACTGTAAGGAGCCATTTAGCAGCAGCAGTGGCCCCCAAAGTTCTGCTATTGACAAACTTGTCACAAGGGAGACCTCACAAAAG ATTAATGGTGACCAAAATGTGGGGGTTTCAAGCCAAGCTCCATATGAGGATTCTTGTGGTAAGACAGTGGGTGAGGTTCCAAGATTGGCTCCTTCCGAGGGATCTACTGACAAGGCATTTGATAAATCAAACACTGTGAAATCACCTAATAAGCCAGGCTGTGAAAGTGATCAG GGTGGGGATATCCCCATTGAGAGTGCTGCTTGGAAAACACCTAGTGATAAGGCTGGTGAAGGTGGGCAATATATTGTACATCAGTTGGTTGAGGGTTTAATCCCAACAGCATTTGTCCCATCTGTCATTCAAAATGAATGTTTGCAGAGCAAAGCTCCTGATTGCTTacctaaaaagaaattaaagaacaagCGTAGGATGCATCTTGGCACAAACTTATTCAAGGTGTCCTTGGGCCTTCAAAAGAGGAAAAAGCACAAAAAGAGCAATTGCCACACTTCGAAGACCAGTAATCTGATTAAAGAAAACTTGCAGGAGCAGCCGgagaatgatgttttttcatcaGAATTGGGGCCATCTACATCCAAAATCTCATCTACAGTTTTATTGGCGTCAATGAATTCTCGGAGGAAGATGGCTAAATCTGGTTCAAGAAAGGGAGATAATGTAAGAAACTGCCGTGATATGGGTGTGGTAGATGTAGAATCTGTGGAGAGAATTAGTCCAAGCAGTGCAGTGCTTGCAATGGATGAGCAGAGACGAAAGATCTCTATCTCAATCTCTGAAGTAAACCAAGGAGATCCAAGAGAACCTGACTGCTCAGAAAATAGCAAAAGATATGCATCACAGAACAGGATGATGGGGGTAATTACTGGGGGTGTGAAGGAGACTG GGGCCAGAAAGCTAGACTGTAGCTCTTGCTTAGACATATTTCCACCTCTTAGCTCAAACCCAGACAGTCATCTTTTCTCCGCTGACTAA
- the LOC7465954 gene encoding BTB/POZ domain-containing protein At2g24240, translating to MKIPKDRVRFNVGGRVFETTSTTLANAGRNSFFGALFNENWTLKQPNNDSFSHCEFFIDRNPDCFSVLLDLLRTGDLNIPPNIPERQLYREASFYGLLDHVRSAKWGQFDGNRLRHSRSVTGQAPGDGTAIRAGPDGGCCVAHGSVVHVYDWIMEEYPPLNLDYQRVNDVGWVDGESIIISACEKLGRGDGGMGLFSKSTGELRYKFQVCHENQVKSFTAGALSTSSDYKIFSSCKGRSNEYGIGVWDQVTGKQIDFFYESPGWSLGDADKLQWLNGSNCLLVATLFPRKDNCYISMLDFRDKRMVWSWSDFGAPITVDEKRVRDAIAMEDNNAICVVNEYEDLGFMDLRMNGGSVRWSSRSRMMKGKLSDEPCYPKLALHEGQLFSSMDDCISVFCGPDWVLTSRLRQSYGGSICDFSIGGDRLFALHSEENVFDVWETPPPPIS from the coding sequence ATGAAAATCCCCAAAGACAGAGTTAGATTCAATGTGGGAGGCAGAGTCTTTGAAACTACCTCAACAACGTTAGCCAATGCAGGCAGAAACTCCTTTTTTGGTGCATTATTCAATGAAAACTGGACCTTAAAACAACCAAATAATGACTCGTTTTCCCATTGTGAATTCTTCATTGATAGAAACCCTGATTGTTTCTCTGTTCTCCTTGATCTCCTTCGCACCGGCGACCTCAATATCCCTCCAAACATCCCTGAAAGACAACTCTACAGAGAGGCCTCCTTTTATGGTTTATTAGACCATGTAAGATCAGCTAAATGGGGCCAATTTGATGGCAACAGGCTTCGCCATTCGCGGTCCGTTACAGGACAGGCACCAGGGGATGGGACCGCGATTCGTGCTGGTCCTGATGGTGGCTGCTGTGTGGCTCATGGTAGTGTTGTTCATGTTTATGATTGGATTATGGAGGAGTACCCTCCATTGAATCTTGATTATCAAAGAGTCAATGATGTTGGCTGGGTAGATGGCGAGAGCATAATTATTAGTGCTTGTGAGAAATTAGGCCGCGGGGACGGAGGGATGGGGTTGTTTAGTAAGAGTACAGGAGAATTGAGGTATAAGTTTCAGGTTTGCCATGAGAATCAAGTGAAGAGTTTCACAGCTGGGGCTTTAAGTACTAGTTCTGATTATAAGATATTTAGTAGTTGTAAAGGGAGGAGTAATGAGTATGGGATTGGGGTTTGGGATCAAGTTACTGGAAAACAGATTGATTTCTTTTACGAGAGTCCAGGATGGTCATTAGGTGATGCTGATAAGTTGCAATGGTTGAATGGGAGCAATTGTTTGTTGGTGGCTACTTTGTTTCCTAGGAAAGATAACTGCTACATTAGTATGTTGGACTTTAGGGATAAGAGGATGGTATGGTCTTGGTCTGATTTTGGCGCTCCTATAACTGTGGACGAGAAGCGAGTGCGAGATGCTATAGCTATGGAGGATAATAATGCTATTTGTGTGGTGAATGAATATGAGGATTTGGGGTTTATGGATTTGAGAATGAATGGAGGGAGTGTGAGGTGGAGCTCAAGAAGTCGGATGATGAAAGGGAAACTGTCTGATGAGCCTTGCTATCCCAAACTGGCTTTACACGAGGGGCAGTTGTTTTCATCTATGGATGACTGCATTTCTGTGTTCTGTGGTCCTGATTGGGTTTTGACATCTAGGCTTCGCCAGAGTTATGGAGGTTCAATCTGTGACTTTTCAATTGGTGGGGATCGGCTCTTTGCACTTCACAGTGAGGAAAATGTATTTGATGTATGGGAGACTCCACCTCCACCAATTTCATGA